From a single Aspergillus puulaauensis MK2 DNA, chromosome 2, nearly complete sequence genomic region:
- a CDS encoding uncharacterized protein (COG:G;~EggNog:ENOG410PHMI;~InterPro:IPR020846,IPR011701,IPR036259;~PFAM:PF07690;~TransMembrane:8 (i209-232o238-258i315-340o346-373i394-414o420-444i465-485o491-514i);~go_function: GO:0022857 - transmembrane transporter activity [Evidence IEA];~go_process: GO:0055085 - transmembrane transport [Evidence IEA]) yields the protein MSVITFIIQSMESNSVRKDKDDSPANGPQATQGSDHPTEAQAEDISAELTKEEETKDLHRGGKRELLEDECYDKLGFCFPSWKKWMILSVIFAVQMSMNFNTGVYANAVPGLVQEFGISEQAARVGQAVFLVAYAFGCELWAPWSEEFGRWPIMQLSLFLVNIWQIPCAVAPNYGTIVVCRVLGGLSSAGGSVTLGMTADMWEAEDQGFAVAFVVLSSVGGSTVGPFFGGIIGQYLSWHWVFWIQLIVGGVTQAMHFFMVPETRATILIDREAKRRRKNGDDVWGPNELQDVRMDAKEVLRVWRRPFEMFIREPIVLFLSLLSGFSDALIFVFTSSFTLVFEQWDFTVLAVGMTFGSILIGYVIAYAIFLPDIWRQMSLRHKHGNAVRLPERRLLLLLFICPLEPIGLLGFAWTTMGPAYTPWIAPCIFACLIAMANYGIYMATIDYMVAAYGPYSASATGGNGFARDFLAGIATMYSTPMYQNIGGRLHLQWASTLLGCIAVLVMIPVYIFYWKGPAIRKRSKFAQTLEADRQRHDERRRSSGVGYGSRRPSRIPSEQIPYYT from the coding sequence ATGTCTGTGATCACTTTCATAATACAGAGTATGGAGTCCAATAGTGTGCGAAAAGACAAGGACGACAGCCCTGCGAACGGTCCCCAGGCAACGCAGGGCTCTGACCATCCAACTGAGGCCCAGGCGGAAGATATATCCGCTGAACTcacaaaggaggaagaaaccaAGGATCTCCACCGCGGTGGAAAGCGGGAGCTGCTCGAAGATGAATGTTACGACAAGCtgggcttctgcttcccttcgtggaagaagtggatgATCCTGTCTGTCATTTTCGCTGTCCAGATGTCAATGAACTTCAACACCGGTGTATATGCGAATGCCGTTCCAGGCCTTGTACAAGAGTTCGGAATTAGTGAACAGGCTGCTCGTGTCGGGCAGGCTGTTTTCCTCGTCGCATATGCCTTTGGGTGCGAGCTCTGGGCTCCCTGGAGTGAGGAATTCGGCCGATGGCCTATCATGCAGCTTTCTCTGTTCCTGGTCAATATCTGGCAGATTCCGTGCGCAGTCGCTCCTAATTATGGCACTATTGTGGTTTGCCGAGTCCTTGGGGGCCTCAGCTCCGCTGGAGGTTCGGTGACACTAGGAATGACGGCTGATATgtgggaagcagaagaccaGGGATTTGCTGTTGCGTTTGTTGTCTTATCATCCGTGGGAGGCTCTACGGTTGGGCCCTTTTTCGGTGGCATAATCGGTCAATATCTTTCCTGGCACTGGGTGTTCTGGATCCAGTTGATTGTGGGTGGTGTCACTCAGGCCATGCATTTCTTCATGGTCCCGGAGACCAGGGCTACAATCTTGATCGACCGCGAAGCGAAACGTCGGAGGAAGAATGGCGACGACGTCTGGGGCCCCAatgagctgcaggatgttCGAATGGATGCAAAGGAGGTTTTGCGCGTGTGGCGCAGACCCTTCGAGATGTTTATTCGCGAGCCCATCGTCTTGTTTCTGTCTCTCCTCTCTGGATTTTCTGATGCCCTGATCTTCGTCTTTACCAGCTCTTTCACCCTTGTCTTCGAGCAATGGGACTTCACTGTCCTGGCCGTGGGCATGACATTCGGCTCCATCCTAATCGGCTACGTGATCGCATACGCCATATTCCTGCCTGATATCTGGCGCCAAATGAGTCTTCGCCATAAGCATGGCAATGCAGTTCGTCTTCCTGAACGTCGACTTCTCTTGCTACTTTTCATCTGCCCCCTTGAACCAATCGGCCTACTGGGTTTCGCTTGGACGACCATGGGCCCGGCCTATACACCCTGGATCGCCCCATGCATTTTCGCCTGtctcatcgccatggcgAACTACGGTATCTACATGGCAACAATCGACTACATGGTAGCCGCGTACGGTCCGTACTCTGCATCAGCCACAGGTGGTAACGGGTTCGCACGAGACTTTCTGGCCGGTATCGCCACGATGTATTCCACCCCAATGTACCAGAACATCGGCGGGAGACTGCACCTGCAATGGGCGAGCACTTTGTTAGGGTGCATAGCGGTGCTGGTCATGATTCCGGTTTATATCTTCTACTGGAAGGGCCCGGCTATTCGCAAACGTAGTAAATTTGCCCAGACGCTGGAAGCGGACCGTCAACGACATGATGAGCGTCGTAGAAGCTCTGGCGTGGGGTATGGAAGTCGCCGGCCTAGTCGTATTCCGAGTGAGCAGATTCCTTACTATACTTGA